Proteins encoded by one window of Nitrincola iocasae:
- a CDS encoding EAL domain-containing protein: protein MTSTPDDANTAFEIFPWNPQLETGIAIIDDQHRNLVALLNKLGQQYVQGVSKQAIEQILKELSDYADYHFRTEEMIWKSSLDGDDWFSGHVVSHQHFFAEIQLLRTSDLPFHLLLEELFSFLTQWLAYHILDSDKRMAKAVHAIADGLSVVDARQRADDEMRGATAILIKTVLSMYEKLSSQAMQLMQEKHARQKAEAALDLSEQRWKFLLQGSHEGFWEWAEQDANALLPDQLTQSLLQQAEAERGDIHEEDLLQLRTALSDLWQPNHDEVKVTYRIVLPTGALRWMELRGKVIQRDNAAKPQRLIGTREDITERELISQIIRLGHEALFISDARNRITAVNHAFTELTGYTEDAVLGQPPSMLASGLHTQEFFSRMWQVLQRNGLWEGDIWNQRPNGERYALHLFIQRHDGADGSPSHYVATGYDVTERKRYEMELQEQRKRLQTALESVRGGTWEWDLTTDVFIGDARWREMLGLSLDDTGLTRIQFWQNAVHPDDVSRVLTLIDEHIRSSDELCEVEYRMQTQSDEWIWVRSLGRVMQRDEAGVATKVVGINIDITQQKNHQQELEYVELHDVLTGLPNRNLFLQLLKTTMLTSEDDRRLMAVIYLDIDNFAEINDQYGVETGDRLIVAISQRVRDSVREHQSLARIGGDEFVLILTGFSQEGDIASPVKRLLMHLAEPMLINGYSLECSASIGIAFYPQAHKVDADGLIRQASQALYQAKQAGKNRYAVFDPDNDSMTRRKLEKIEAIRQGLLQQQFVLYYQPKVNMHTGHVSGAEALIRWQHPQKGLLLPGYFIPVIEQHHLSVAIGNWVLESAFRQLDQWIEVGLPKDFVVSVNIGVVQLHDPSFKEYLVELLKRYPRVSANQLELEILETGAIDDISYVSGLILELQSYGFTCSLDDFGTGYSSLTFLKNIPARTIKIDQSFIRTLPHDPEHFMIINSILGLAKSLNRQVIAEGVENILHGELLLELGFTAAQGYAIAKPMPAEVLPDWVATWQPPQAWKSCTALSVDRIPLLLAEIEQRSWMVALQQYFDGQIDCPPSLDGCEVVDGIIPQMCLPQAGVSDTRWHDVQSRYRQLLDEARSLVWLYQQGQIDRLQFRFTGFKTADKQFIQQLRLIRREA, encoded by the coding sequence ATGACCTCGACTCCAGATGATGCGAATACGGCGTTTGAAATATTTCCCTGGAATCCGCAACTTGAGACGGGTATTGCGATTATTGATGACCAGCATCGTAATCTGGTGGCCTTGCTGAATAAATTAGGTCAGCAGTATGTGCAGGGCGTTTCCAAACAGGCTATCGAACAGATTCTCAAAGAACTGTCCGACTATGCTGACTACCATTTCCGAACCGAAGAAATGATCTGGAAGTCCTCGTTAGACGGAGATGACTGGTTTTCGGGTCATGTTGTTAGTCATCAGCATTTTTTTGCAGAAATTCAGTTATTACGCACCAGTGACCTTCCATTTCATTTGTTGCTTGAAGAGCTGTTTTCGTTCCTAACACAATGGCTGGCTTATCACATTCTGGACAGTGACAAGCGTATGGCTAAAGCGGTTCATGCAATAGCTGATGGGTTAAGTGTAGTTGATGCACGCCAGCGCGCCGATGATGAGATGAGGGGTGCCACGGCGATACTGATCAAAACCGTGTTGTCTATGTATGAGAAGTTATCTTCCCAGGCGATGCAGTTAATGCAGGAAAAGCATGCCCGGCAGAAAGCGGAAGCAGCGTTAGATCTCAGTGAGCAACGATGGAAATTTCTGTTGCAAGGCTCCCATGAAGGTTTTTGGGAGTGGGCTGAACAGGATGCAAACGCCTTGTTGCCAGATCAGTTAACTCAATCGCTATTGCAGCAGGCAGAAGCTGAGCGAGGTGATATTCACGAGGAGGATCTGCTGCAACTACGCACGGCCCTGTCAGATTTATGGCAGCCCAACCATGATGAGGTAAAGGTTACCTACCGTATCGTGCTTCCCACTGGTGCGCTGCGTTGGATGGAGCTACGCGGTAAAGTCATTCAACGTGATAATGCCGCAAAACCTCAACGGCTCATTGGTACGCGGGAAGATATCACTGAACGTGAACTGATCAGCCAGATTATCAGGCTGGGACATGAGGCGCTATTCATAAGTGATGCAAGAAATCGTATTACTGCTGTTAATCATGCGTTTACTGAGCTTACCGGTTACACGGAAGACGCTGTGCTGGGGCAACCCCCTAGTATGCTTGCTTCAGGTCTACATACGCAGGAATTCTTTAGCCGGATGTGGCAGGTGTTACAGCGGAATGGCCTCTGGGAAGGCGATATCTGGAATCAGCGCCCCAATGGAGAGCGCTACGCCTTGCATCTGTTTATTCAACGTCACGATGGTGCGGATGGTTCACCCAGCCATTATGTAGCGACCGGGTATGATGTGACCGAACGCAAGCGCTATGAAATGGAATTGCAGGAACAGCGTAAGCGCCTGCAAACCGCACTGGAATCTGTTCGAGGGGGAACCTGGGAATGGGATCTTACAACAGATGTGTTTATTGGTGATGCACGCTGGAGAGAAATGCTGGGCTTAAGTTTGGACGATACGGGTTTGACCAGGATACAGTTCTGGCAAAATGCTGTGCATCCAGATGATGTTTCACGTGTATTGACGCTGATTGATGAGCATATTCGCAGCAGCGATGAGTTATGCGAAGTTGAATATCGCATGCAAACCCAGTCTGATGAATGGATATGGGTCCGATCTCTGGGACGCGTAATGCAGCGAGATGAGGCTGGCGTGGCAACGAAAGTTGTAGGGATTAACATCGATATTACCCAACAAAAAAATCATCAGCAAGAGCTCGAATATGTCGAGCTACACGATGTGCTTACTGGCTTGCCTAACCGCAACCTGTTTTTACAGCTGCTGAAAACCACCATGCTGACATCGGAAGATGATAGACGCCTGATGGCCGTAATTTACCTGGATATTGATAACTTTGCCGAAATCAATGATCAATATGGTGTTGAAACAGGCGATCGTCTGATTGTAGCGATCAGTCAACGTGTACGCGATTCGGTCAGAGAACATCAAAGTCTGGCGCGTATCGGTGGTGATGAGTTTGTGTTGATACTTACCGGTTTCAGTCAGGAGGGCGATATCGCGTCACCGGTAAAACGTTTGTTAATGCACCTCGCCGAACCCATGCTGATTAATGGTTATTCGCTGGAGTGTTCCGCCAGTATCGGTATCGCTTTTTACCCGCAGGCGCATAAAGTGGATGCCGATGGATTGATCCGTCAGGCTTCCCAGGCACTTTATCAGGCCAAACAAGCCGGTAAAAACCGCTATGCAGTGTTTGATCCGGATAATGATTCCATGACCCGCAGAAAACTGGAAAAGATTGAAGCTATCCGGCAGGGATTATTACAACAACAATTCGTGCTCTACTATCAACCCAAAGTGAATATGCACACCGGTCATGTCAGTGGAGCCGAAGCACTGATCCGTTGGCAACATCCACAAAAAGGCTTGTTGCTGCCGGGCTATTTTATCCCTGTTATTGAGCAGCATCACCTATCTGTGGCGATAGGCAACTGGGTACTGGAATCGGCATTTCGACAGCTGGATCAATGGATTGAAGTGGGATTGCCCAAAGATTTTGTTGTCAGTGTCAATATTGGGGTGGTGCAATTACATGATCCGTCATTCAAAGAGTATCTGGTTGAGTTGCTTAAGCGCTATCCCCGTGTCAGTGCGAACCAACTGGAACTGGAGATCCTTGAAACCGGTGCCATTGACGATATATCTTATGTCTCCGGTTTGATTTTAGAACTGCAAAGCTATGGGTTTACCTGCTCACTGGATGACTTTGGTACGGGTTATTCTTCACTGACTTTTCTGAAAAATATTCCGGCACGGACGATCAAAATAGATCAAAGCTTTATTCGCACCCTACCGCATGATCCCGAACACTTTATGATAATTAATAGCATTCTGGGGCTCGCCAAAAGCCTGAATCGACAGGTGATCGCTGAAGGGGTCGAAAATATTTTGCATGGTGAACTGCTGTTGGAGTTAGGGTTTACGGCGGCACAAGGCTACGCCATCGCTAAGCCCATGCCTGCCGAAGTGTTACCTGATTGGGTGGCTACATGGCAGCCCCCGCAGGCATGGAAAAGCTGCACTGCCTTGTCAGTAGACAGGATACCCTTGCTGTTGGCGGAAATTGAGCAACGTAGCTGGATGGTGGCACTGCAGCAGTATTTCGATGGCCAGATCGATTGTCCGCCATCACTGGATGGCTGCGAAGTGGTTGATGGCATAATACCGCAGATGTGCCTGCCTCAGGCTGGTGTTAGCGATACCCGTTGGCATGATGTCCAGAGCCGTTACCGGCAACTGCTCGACGAGGCACGCTCTCTGGTCTGGCTTTATCAGCAAGGGCAGATAGACCGCTTGCAGTTCCGTTTTACCGGATTCAAGACAGCCGATAAGCAATTTATTCAACAGTTGCGTTTGATCAGAAGGGAAGCTTAG
- the azu gene encoding azurin: MLALVMLFLPVLAQASSCELSIDSTDQMRYSKAELTVPSDCETVTLTLNHTGSLPKTTMGHNWVLVETDQLSALAKDAMAAGPANNYVPSDDERVLAATELVGGGESTSVEFSVADLKDKDLSFFCSFPGHFALMKGKFIIE; the protein is encoded by the coding sequence ATGTTAGCGTTAGTAATGCTGTTCTTGCCTGTGTTGGCTCAGGCGTCCAGTTGTGAACTGAGTATCGACAGTACTGATCAGATGCGTTATTCCAAAGCTGAGCTGACGGTTCCGTCGGACTGTGAAACCGTTACATTGACGCTCAATCACACAGGCAGCCTACCGAAAACCACTATGGGACATAACTGGGTGCTGGTTGAAACCGATCAATTGAGTGCACTAGCAAAAGATGCCATGGCAGCCGGACCTGCTAACAACTATGTACCGTCTGATGATGAGCGTGTACTGGCAGCGACTGAGTTAGTTGGTGGCGGAGAAAGCACTTCAGTAGAGTTTTCAGTCGCTGATTTAAAAGACAAAGACTTGAGCTTTTTCTGCTCCTTCCCAGGTCATTTTGCGTTGATGAAAGGCAAGTTTATCATCGAGTAA
- a CDS encoding DUF938 domain-containing protein: protein MKPVQPFHHAPATQRNRDPILKVLQTYLPNPARVLEIASGTGEHAVYLSAKLPQVTHWQPTDIDPTAISSIEAWRQRDHHPKLLPACHLDVIAPIEMTPGDYNTLLAINMIHIAPWKATEGLMQLANKLLRNAGILYLYGPFWQDDVSPVDSNLAFDVSLRQRNPLWGIRNLNEVTHLAEVNGLTRETVVPMPANNLSVVFRKD from the coding sequence GTGAAGCCAGTCCAGCCTTTTCATCATGCCCCTGCCACACAGCGCAACAGGGACCCTATTCTTAAGGTATTGCAGACTTACCTGCCCAATCCGGCGAGGGTACTGGAAATTGCCTCAGGCACTGGGGAGCACGCGGTGTACCTATCCGCTAAACTGCCACAAGTAACCCACTGGCAACCCACCGATATTGATCCGACAGCTATCAGTAGTATTGAAGCCTGGCGGCAGCGCGATCACCATCCGAAGCTGCTACCGGCATGCCACCTGGATGTAATAGCACCTATAGAGATGACACCGGGTGATTACAACACTCTTTTGGCAATCAATATGATCCATATTGCGCCCTGGAAAGCCACTGAGGGCCTTATGCAACTGGCCAACAAGCTGTTGCGTAACGCAGGGATACTCTATTTATACGGTCCCTTCTGGCAGGACGATGTCAGCCCTGTCGACAGCAACCTGGCCTTTGATGTATCACTGCGTCAGCGTAATCCGCTCTGGGGAATCCGTAATCTGAACGAAGTCACTCACTTGGCTGAGGTGAATGGGCTGACACGAGAAACCGTTGTCCCCATGCCAGCTAATAATTTATCGGTGGTGTTTCGGAAGGACTAA
- a CDS encoding diguanylate cyclase domain-containing protein, whose protein sequence is MNISYLTMPGRIIKHRRLALLFLTLLCALFAAVFLSLWSSFKHSVEQTQQRIIFQSQLLERSVTRTLDSVESAMISLDTLFSQQAEGGVSVAPIEGLRQRVDEMIHFAPHIRQIIITQGTGVLVDSTGRSEGREIDLGRIGLDPNTADGSRISRLRIISRVDQHFLSLFDQQEAISPHPVMVTGLRSGFQSLTGESYWILVALNPEYFTDFFLTEEVENTLQQEISLLSYDGERLVSMLPNAAELPPVGTFLQSGRHQQLYFTPDALHAWSLSSRYPLIISVTQSQRDFVRSWWQNNQAMLLVLCALVMLMLVSMAVLVREVMHRVSIQQQMALLSKAVDQSSAAVILTDNTQRVVYANPAVERLFGYSASDMLGKNPRFLGSTWTDRSTMDSLRQALQQGSDWEGELINRTAKGELMPVATRISAVLDETNSVSHFVGVLENITERKQHLEQLHQQNIKLSQLATVFTHAHEGIIICCPMGEILEVNDAFCVITGYDRADVLGKNPRLLHSGHHDAEFYESMWWSINTNGHWSGELWNRRKDGEVYVEHITITAVQDDSGDVLHYVSLFSDISRQKQQELRLQKLAHFDPLTGLPNRSLLHDRLQQAMHLTLRRERLIAVVFIDLDGFKRINDDFGHAAGDSLLCFLAEQMKQTLREGDTLARIGGDEFVAVLTDLADTQACEIALSRLLKAAMLEHQYKTEYFHVSASMGATLYPQVETVAPEQLLHQADQIMYAAKESGKNQFQIYDSNQNTVIQKQLCLS, encoded by the coding sequence TTGAATATATCTTATCTGACAATGCCTGGGCGCATCATAAAGCATCGACGCTTGGCTCTATTGTTTCTAACCCTCTTGTGTGCGCTTTTTGCCGCTGTGTTCCTTAGTCTTTGGAGCAGCTTTAAACATTCAGTGGAGCAGACGCAGCAACGTATCATTTTCCAGAGTCAGTTATTGGAACGTAGCGTTACCCGGACACTGGACTCTGTCGAGTCTGCAATGATATCGCTGGATACGCTGTTTTCTCAACAGGCTGAGGGTGGCGTATCGGTTGCACCCATCGAAGGGCTGCGTCAGCGCGTTGATGAAATGATTCATTTTGCGCCACATATTCGTCAGATCATTATAACCCAAGGCACCGGGGTGCTCGTTGACAGTACCGGCAGAAGTGAAGGTCGAGAGATAGATTTGGGCCGTATCGGCTTGGACCCTAATACCGCAGACGGATCTCGAATTTCGAGACTCAGGATCATCAGCAGGGTTGATCAGCATTTTTTATCCTTGTTTGATCAGCAGGAAGCCATATCCCCCCACCCTGTTATGGTAACCGGACTTCGTTCAGGCTTTCAGTCCTTGACGGGTGAATCCTATTGGATTCTGGTTGCATTGAACCCTGAATATTTTACCGATTTCTTTCTGACAGAAGAGGTGGAAAATACCCTGCAGCAGGAAATCAGCTTACTCAGTTATGATGGCGAGCGGCTTGTTTCCATGCTGCCTAACGCAGCAGAGTTACCGCCGGTCGGCACTTTTCTGCAATCTGGACGGCATCAACAGCTGTATTTCACTCCGGATGCGCTGCATGCCTGGAGCCTTTCATCACGTTATCCTTTGATTATTTCTGTTACCCAGTCACAGCGCGATTTTGTCAGGAGCTGGTGGCAGAATAATCAGGCGATGCTCCTTGTACTCTGTGCTTTGGTGATGTTGATGCTGGTGAGCATGGCGGTATTGGTTCGCGAAGTGATGCATCGTGTATCCATTCAGCAACAAATGGCACTGCTATCCAAGGCCGTTGATCAGTCCAGTGCGGCGGTGATTTTGACTGATAACACCCAGCGGGTTGTGTATGCTAATCCTGCCGTTGAGCGGCTGTTCGGCTACTCGGCAAGTGACATGTTGGGGAAAAATCCACGCTTTCTGGGAAGCACTTGGACAGATCGGTCTACCATGGATAGTCTTCGCCAGGCGTTACAACAAGGTAGCGATTGGGAAGGTGAGTTGATTAACCGCACGGCAAAAGGCGAATTAATGCCGGTGGCGACCCGAATATCTGCCGTACTCGATGAAACCAATTCAGTCAGCCATTTTGTAGGCGTGTTGGAAAACATAACCGAGCGTAAACAGCATTTAGAACAATTGCATCAGCAAAATATCAAACTTAGTCAATTGGCAACAGTGTTTACCCATGCGCATGAAGGGATCATCATTTGCTGTCCGATGGGCGAGATTCTGGAAGTGAATGATGCATTTTGTGTGATCACTGGATATGACCGTGCAGATGTACTGGGTAAAAATCCCAGATTGTTACATTCAGGTCATCATGATGCCGAGTTTTATGAATCTATGTGGTGGTCTATCAATACCAATGGGCATTGGAGTGGTGAACTATGGAATCGGCGTAAAGATGGTGAAGTGTATGTCGAGCACATAACAATCACCGCGGTACAAGATGACTCTGGAGACGTGCTGCACTATGTTTCTTTGTTCAGTGATATCAGTCGGCAGAAACAGCAGGAGCTTCGGTTACAAAAGCTGGCGCACTTTGATCCGCTGACCGGCTTGCCAAACCGTTCATTGCTGCATGATCGCCTTCAGCAGGCCATGCATCTGACGCTGCGGCGCGAACGCTTGATTGCAGTGGTGTTTATCGACCTGGATGGTTTTAAGCGTATTAATGATGATTTTGGCCATGCGGCAGGAGACAGTTTGCTCTGCTTCCTGGCGGAGCAGATGAAGCAGACTTTACGAGAGGGCGATACCTTGGCGCGTATCGGTGGTGATGAGTTTGTCGCCGTATTGACCGATCTGGCCGATACCCAGGCCTGTGAAATTGCGCTCAGCCGCTTACTTAAGGCGGCTATGCTGGAGCATCAGTACAAAACTGAATATTTTCATGTCTCCGCCAGTATGGGAGCAACCTTATATCCTCAAGTGGAAACAGTTGCACCTGAGCAGTTATTGCATCAAGCCGATCAGATAATGTACGCGGCGAAAGAGTCAGGTAAGAATCAGTTTCAGATTTATGATTCTAACCAAAACACGGTTATACAAAAACAGCTTTGTCTTTCCTGA
- a CDS encoding ZIP family metal transporter, with product MNTQILTSTRSGSSRLPLKKLLGTLILIAGFALLIYQLIVLLQARDLVRYAFYAGMLAAASTAAGACLAVFANRISERFIDSLMGFGAGVMLAASIFSLILPSMEMMEGQSSTSLLASGQVALAVLVGAAMMLLIEKIVPHEHFIKGADGISNTRLRQSWLFVLAIALHNFPEGLAIGAAYAANDGHGLAAGIAIQDMPEGFVVAMALIAVGYTRLFSITIGVLTGLAEPVMAVMGATLLEFSTHLLPWGLAGAAGAMLFVISHEIIPESHRKGHEFFATNGLILGFVLMMLLDTSL from the coding sequence ATGAATACCCAAATTCTGACATCCACCCGCTCCGGTAGCTCCCGGCTTCCATTGAAAAAGCTACTTGGCACTTTGATTCTGATTGCGGGCTTCGCTTTGTTGATCTACCAGCTGATTGTACTGTTGCAGGCTCGGGACTTGGTTCGCTATGCATTTTATGCCGGTATGCTAGCAGCCGCCTCTACGGCAGCGGGTGCCTGCCTGGCCGTATTCGCCAACCGCATCTCTGAGCGTTTTATCGACAGTTTGATGGGTTTTGGTGCCGGTGTAATGCTCGCCGCCAGCATTTTCTCACTGATTTTGCCTTCAATGGAAATGATGGAAGGCCAAAGTAGTACTAGTCTCCTGGCCTCTGGTCAGGTTGCCCTGGCCGTGTTAGTCGGTGCCGCCATGATGCTGTTAATCGAAAAAATAGTTCCTCATGAGCACTTTATCAAGGGCGCAGACGGCATTTCTAACACACGTTTGCGCCAGAGCTGGTTATTTGTGCTAGCCATTGCTCTACACAACTTTCCGGAAGGGCTGGCAATTGGTGCCGCCTACGCAGCCAATGACGGCCATGGATTAGCGGCCGGAATTGCGATTCAGGATATGCCGGAAGGTTTTGTGGTTGCCATGGCACTGATCGCCGTGGGCTACACTCGCCTGTTCTCAATCACTATCGGTGTACTGACAGGTCTTGCAGAACCTGTCATGGCGGTCATGGGCGCCACTCTGCTAGAGTTCAGCACACACCTCCTGCCCTGGGGTCTGGCAGGTGCAGCGGGAGCTATGCTGTTTGTCATCAGCCACGAGATCATTCCTGAGTCACACCGTAAAGGCCACGAGTTTTTTGCCACCAACGGGCTCATCCTGGGGTTTGTACTGATGATGCTACTCGACACATCACTCTAA
- a CDS encoding efflux RND transporter permease subunit: protein MNFPNLSALAVRERSVTLFFLLLSVFAGVYAFSSLGRAEDPSFTVRVMVVSAIWPGATPTELQDQVVDRLEKRIQEVEYLYKIETTIRPGRADLQIEFEDFSPSEKVPDLFYQVRKRMLDEAGSLPAGVIGPIVNDDFSDVYFSLISLTAPGMPMHSLTREAESVRDRLQRVPGLQKALLLGERSERVFIDFDMNRLNNLGLSAEQIFAAIEASNRMMPAGFVDLDGPRAYLRVDADLADLDQLAALPIRVGDHLLKLSDLADIRRGYEDPPSYMIRADGEAAILLGVVMQAGQNGLEFGERLTAFIDAEQAALPLGMSLHMLTNQTEAISQAVDLFQIKFLVAVLVVMAVSILAIGFRAGLVVGIAIPVTIGLTFLLMKITGINLDRITLGALIIALGLLVDDAIIAIEMMIVKMEEGWERVRAASHAWSVTAAPMLFGTLVTVAGFVPIGFAQSGVGEYAGNIFWVLAFALLVSWLVAVTFTPYLGVKLLPSYTQHQAGDIYQTRFYQYLRGVVNTCVRYRKTVVLSTLMLLILSGVGMATLVQKQFFPGSDRPEVLIDIYLPQGSAIGTTEATVKRLEAILETLPEVKSLSSYIGAGAPRFFISANPEQPDPAFAKIIAIGHDAGARDRIMAEMNRHLEAGEFPEARVRVTRLLFGPPVIWPVSFRVLGPDTEVLRSIAHEVRNLMAAHPNTVMPHLEWDERTPAYYLDMDPDRLRLMGLTPTEVAQQLAFQLNGFNVTDVRQDVRSVQVIARSAREGGLLPEALELKTADGRKVALSQLGELSIRYEDPVIKRYNREPFLAVHADVQGAQPPDVTHAIWADMQSLLAELPPGYRIDIGGSVEQSGKADSSIQKLQPLMLALMLIFIMLQMRSFTGTFVVIATAPLGLVGAVAALLLFNQPFGFTALLGLIGLSGILMRNTMILAQQVQDNFDSGMQAGAAVVEAAVQRSRPVVLTALAAVLAFIPLALDLFWGPLAYVLIGGVAVGTLITLLFVPALYALLFKVKTPE from the coding sequence ATGAATTTTCCCAATTTGTCAGCCCTGGCAGTGCGTGAACGCTCGGTAACCCTGTTTTTTCTTCTCCTGTCTGTCTTTGCCGGTGTCTATGCGTTTTCATCTTTGGGGCGTGCCGAAGACCCATCCTTCACTGTACGGGTGATGGTGGTGTCGGCTATCTGGCCCGGTGCCACACCGACCGAGTTACAGGATCAGGTTGTTGACCGTCTGGAGAAACGCATTCAGGAAGTGGAGTACCTGTATAAAATTGAAACCACGATACGTCCGGGTCGGGCCGATTTACAGATAGAGTTCGAGGACTTTTCACCCAGTGAAAAGGTGCCTGATCTGTTTTATCAGGTACGTAAGCGCATGCTGGATGAAGCCGGAAGTCTGCCTGCGGGGGTCATAGGTCCGATCGTTAATGATGATTTTTCAGATGTGTATTTCTCGCTGATTTCACTGACGGCACCGGGTATGCCGATGCACAGCCTCACCCGTGAAGCGGAATCTGTCCGTGATCGTTTACAGCGTGTGCCTGGCCTGCAAAAAGCGCTGTTACTGGGCGAGCGCAGTGAGCGGGTGTTTATCGACTTTGATATGAACCGCCTGAATAACCTGGGGTTGTCAGCAGAGCAGATTTTTGCCGCGATTGAAGCCAGTAATCGTATGATGCCGGCTGGCTTTGTTGACCTGGACGGGCCACGCGCCTACCTGCGTGTGGATGCTGATCTGGCGGACCTCGATCAACTGGCTGCTTTGCCGATACGTGTGGGTGACCATCTGCTAAAGCTGTCTGATCTGGCGGATATACGGCGAGGTTACGAAGACCCTCCCTCCTATATGATCAGAGCGGATGGTGAAGCGGCCATATTGCTGGGCGTGGTGATGCAGGCCGGTCAGAACGGCCTGGAGTTTGGTGAACGTCTGACGGCCTTTATTGATGCTGAACAGGCCGCGTTACCCCTGGGTATGTCTTTACATATGCTGACCAATCAGACCGAAGCGATCAGTCAGGCCGTTGATCTGTTTCAGATCAAGTTCCTGGTGGCAGTACTGGTCGTTATGGCTGTCAGCATACTGGCGATTGGCTTTCGTGCGGGTCTGGTGGTAGGTATTGCCATCCCCGTTACCATCGGCCTGACCTTCCTGTTGATGAAAATTACCGGGATCAATCTGGATCGTATCACTCTGGGTGCCTTGATTATCGCCCTGGGGTTACTGGTGGATGATGCCATCATCGCCATTGAAATGATGATCGTTAAAATGGAAGAGGGCTGGGAGCGGGTGCGCGCGGCCAGTCATGCCTGGAGTGTGACGGCCGCCCCTATGCTGTTTGGTACGCTGGTGACGGTAGCGGGTTTTGTCCCGATCGGCTTTGCCCAGTCAGGTGTGGGTGAATATGCCGGCAATATCTTTTGGGTGCTGGCCTTTGCACTGCTGGTTTCCTGGCTGGTGGCTGTGACTTTTACGCCTTATCTGGGAGTGAAGCTGCTGCCATCCTATACTCAGCATCAGGCTGGAGATATCTATCAAACACGTTTTTACCAGTATCTGCGAGGCGTGGTAAACACCTGTGTGCGTTATCGTAAAACGGTCGTGCTGTCGACACTGATGTTGTTGATACTCAGCGGTGTGGGTATGGCAACGCTGGTACAAAAGCAGTTTTTTCCAGGTTCAGACCGTCCAGAGGTATTGATCGATATTTACCTGCCGCAGGGCAGTGCAATCGGCACGACAGAAGCCACGGTAAAACGCCTCGAAGCCATATTGGAAACGCTGCCCGAAGTGAAAAGCCTGTCATCCTATATCGGTGCGGGTGCGCCTCGATTCTTTATTTCGGCTAACCCTGAACAGCCTGATCCGGCCTTTGCCAAGATCATTGCCATAGGCCATGATGCCGGTGCTCGTGATCGTATTATGGCGGAGATGAATCGTCACCTGGAGGCAGGTGAGTTTCCTGAAGCACGGGTACGCGTTACCCGTTTGCTATTTGGACCGCCGGTTATCTGGCCTGTCAGCTTTCGCGTGCTGGGCCCGGATACTGAAGTCTTGCGTTCCATCGCTCACGAGGTGCGTAATCTGATGGCGGCGCATCCCAATACCGTGATGCCGCACCTGGAATGGGATGAGCGTACACCCGCCTACTATCTGGATATGGACCCTGACCGTCTGCGGTTAATGGGACTGACGCCGACCGAGGTTGCGCAGCAACTGGCGTTTCAACTCAATGGTTTTAATGTCACCGATGTGCGTCAGGATGTTCGCAGCGTACAGGTGATCGCGCGCAGTGCACGCGAAGGGGGGCTGTTACCCGAGGCGCTAGAGCTTAAGACAGCGGATGGGCGCAAGGTGGCGCTCAGTCAGTTGGGCGAGTTGAGTATCCGCTATGAAGATCCGGTGATAAAACGCTATAACCGTGAACCCTTTCTGGCTGTACATGCCGATGTACAAGGAGCCCAGCCACCTGACGTGACCCATGCGATCTGGGCTGACATGCAGTCGCTGCTTGCTGAATTACCACCGGGCTATCGTATCGATATAGGTGGATCGGTTGAACAGTCTGGCAAAGCGGATAGCTCCATCCAGAAGCTGCAACCGCTTATGCTGGCGCTTATGCTGATTTTCATCATGCTGCAGATGCGCTCATTTACCGGCACGTTTGTGGTGATTGCGACGGCTCCACTCGGGTTGGTAGGAGCGGTGGCAGCACTGCTGTTGTTTAACCAGCCGTTTGGTTTTACCGCGCTGCTGGGGTTGATCGGTTTAAGTGGTATTTTAATGCGCAACACCATGATACTGGCGCAACAGGTGCAGGATAACTTCGATTCCGGTATGCAGGCGGGCGCCGCTGTGGTTGAGGCGGCGGTGCAGCGTTCCCGTCCGGTGGTACTAACCGCTCTGGCGGCGGTGCTGGCTTTTATTCCGCTGGCCCTGGATCTGTTCTGGGGACCCTTGGCCTATGTGCTGATTGGCGGTGTCGCTGTGGGTACGCTGATTACCTTGCTGTTTGTACCAGCGCTCTATGCACTGTTGTTCAAAGTGAAAACCCCTGAGTGA